The Variovorax paradoxus DNA window TGGAAGCTGAACTCGGTGACGGCGTCCGCAATGGCGTTGTCCAGGCACCGGTTCAAGGTCCGGAATTCCGCGACAGCGAACGGGGCATCGCGTTCAAAGGCCAGGTCCGTGATCGCCTGGCAAAGGTCGCCATAGTCGTGAACGACCTGGTCAACCGTGTAGCCCAGCTTCAGCAGCTCCTTGCCATGGGCTGTGGCGGACACCCCCATTTCCGACAAGGCCAGCGAGTCCCCGCCCGATGGCCCCGAGATCCTGATGCTGTCGGCGGGTTTGTCGTCCTCTTCGGCCGCAAGGGTTCTTATCAGCTGCTCGAGAAACAACGGGATGCCATTCGCCAGCTGATGTTCCGTGGCGGCCCGCCGGGGCCTCAGTGCAACCTTCGACTTGCACCGTGAAACCAGTTCCTCCCGGTTGTTGGTGAGAAAGTTGCGCATGTTCCGAGACCTCGATGGCTTTCGCCCGCTTCATTCAATGAATGTCGCCTGCTTCTACTTAGAAACTTGGAAGGCGTACCGACATCTTTAGCGGCTCAGGGGAGAATTGTCGGTGCGGTGTCGCACATACCGTGGCGTGCCGATTTGCGATCGGCACTTGCATTCCCTCGACTGTGTGCGGAAGCGCACAGACACCGAGGTATCGGCGGCAAAATGATGGGCACTTTGGAATCTCCTTCCGCCATGGCATCGTCTTCTCCCTCGTCTTCTTCGCGCGCAGCCGTGGCGCGCAACAGCCTCCTGGAGGTGATGCCGCCGGAGGTGCTGACGGGCCTGATGCCACTCCTTGAACTGGTGCCGCTCAAGCTGGGCGAAGTGCTGTACGAATCGGGCGTGGTCCAGCAGTACGTGTACTTCCCGACCGATTGCATCGTCTCGCTGCTGTACGTGCTGGAAAACGGGCAATCGGCCGAGATCGCCGTCGTGGGATTCGAGGGGATGGTCGGCGTGGCGCTGCTGATGGGCGGGGGCAGCACGCCCAACCGCGCCGTGGTGCAAAGCGCAGGCCACGCATTCCGCTTGAGCGCCAGCCACATCAAGCAGCTGACCGACAACGGCGGGCCCCTGCTGCATCTGCTGCTGCGCTACACCCAGTCACTCATCACCCAGATGTCGCAGACGGCCGTCTGCAACAGGCATCATTCACTGGAACAGCAGCTGTGCCGATGGCTGCTGCTGAGCCTCGACAGGCTGCCCGGCAACGAGCTGGTGATGACCCAGGAGCTGATCGCCAACATGCTCGGCGTACGGCGCGAAGGAGTGACGGAGGCGGCCGGCAAGCTGCAGCGCCTGAACCTGATCAAGTACTCGCGGGGCCACATCACGGTGCTGGACCGCCCAGGGCTGGAGAAGCAGGTGTGCGAGTGCTATGAGGTCGTGAAGCGTGAAACGGATCGTCTGCTCCCCCGTCAGCTCGCAACCTGAGCCAGCGGCGATCGCGCCGCATTGGTGCGCCTGCGCACAGACGCGAGAGGGGCCCTCGGCAACAATGCGCTCGGTTGCGCATTCCCGCGCTGATTCTTGATTCTTTCCAACAGGCGGTTCCGTGACATCAGCCCCGCCCCGCCCCATCCTCAATCGCCTGCTCGAGGCGCTGCCGCCCGCGGACCGGGCGCACCTGCTCGAGCGCTGCGACAGCGTGCAGCTGGCCACGGCGCAGATCCTCTACGAGCCGGGCGATGTCATTCATCACATCCATTTCCCCACGAGCGCGTTCGTCTCGCTGGTGTCGACCGCGGACGGCCACGATGGCCTCCAGACGGGGATGGTGGGCAACGAGGGCGCCCTGGGCTACGAGCTGTCGCTGGACGTGCAGCGCGCGCCGCTGCGGGCGCTGGTGCAGGGGGGCGGCATGGCTTGGCGTCTGACGGCGCAATCGTTCGCCCAGGAGCTGGAGCAGAACTCGAAGCTCAAGCGCATCCTCAATCGCTACGTCTGCGTGCTCTTGATGGAATTCGGCCGCTCGGGCCTGTGCAACCGCTTCCACTTGATCGAGGAGCGGCTGGCGCGCTGGCTGCTGACCACGCAGGACTGCGCGCATTCGACGCACCTCGCGCTGACCCATGAAGTGCTGGGCCGCATGCTGGGGGTGCGCCGGGTCGGCATCACCAATGCGGCAACGGCGCTGCACACGCGCCGGTTGATTGACTATCGACGGGGCGTCATCACGATCACGGACCGCGAAGGGCTGGAGAACGCGGCATGCGATTGTTACCGGGCCAACCGGCGCAGCTATGCGCACCTGATCGCATAGCTGCCGGTCGGCCGCGATGCGGCGCCGTCTTGCATGTGCGCTGCTCCAGGCAACAGCCGGCATGAAGCCGATCGATCCGGCAGTGCGCCTGGCCGGTCCGGCCTTTACCGTCGATTGCCGCCCCCCGGGCAACCTGGTGCTGCACTACGCGGTGCAGAAGGCTAGCACGTGTTTGGCACGTTGAAGCACTGGATGGGGTCCACCCACTTCCTGACGAAGACGCTGACGCACGTCAGCACCGAGATGAGCCTGCACGTGCTGGCGTACAACTCAAGCGGGTGATGCGAATCCTGGGGATCGCGAAGACGATGAAGGCGACGCAGTTGGTGGGGGCGTGAGCCTCTCAAACGCAGTCATTCTCGACAGCCCGCCTACTGGCTGTCTATTGAGGCCCACCAGGCATCGACAGCACCAGAGTTCGGCATACTGGCGCGACGAGGGCGTTTCCACACAGCCTCGGCCACGACCGGTCCTTGCGAGACGCCCCACGGCGGAACGTTCGATGGCAATGCGCCGAATCTTGCGGCATCGTCTGGGCAGGTTGATATTGTTAAGTACCTGCTGTCGCGCGGGGCCGGACTTGACACTAGTGAACCCGAAAGAAGCCCACTCTTTGCGGCCATCGTGCCGACCGCCTGGGTGGCCTTGGCGCTGATGCTGTATCGGGTCTTAAGATCAGGCCGCGCACCCCCCACGGCCAGGGGCGCACCCTGATCAACCATCCCCAGAGAGTTCGCATGAAGTCAGCAGGGCTGAAGGGCACTGTTTCCATTGAGCTCGTGCACGAGGCGATTCGCGCCGCCGCGCTCAGGAACATGGACATCAGCGGCGTGCTCGAGATCGCAAGGCTGGACCGCGATCTGCTGGACGCGCCGCGCGCGCGCATTTCGGCCGCTGCGTATTCGCGCATGTGGGTGGCGTTGGCCGATCTGATGGATGACGAGTTCTTCGGGCTGGACAGCCACGGACTGCGCCGCGGGAGCTATGCGCTCATGACGCGTGCGGCGGTCAGTTCGGAGAACCTGGAGCACGCCCTGCGCCGGATCCTCCGATTTCTTCACGCCACCTTGGACGACTTTCGCGGGGAGCTGGTCCGATCGGCGGACGAGGCGCGCGTGATCCTGCACGACGGTGGCGTGCTGCGCCGGCTGTTCGGCTACGGCACCTGGTTCATCCTCGTCCATGGGCTGGCATGCTGGCTCGTGCACAGGCGAATTCCGCTGCGCGAAATGCGGTTTCGATGCCCGCCTCCCGCCGATGACAGCCACTACCGCACGCGGTTCTGCGAGAACGTGAAGTTCAATGCCGAGACCACGCACATCACGTTCGCAAGCGAACTGCTCGACCTGAAGATCGCGGAATCTGCGCTGACCGTCGACAACTTCCTGCGGGCAGCGCCCGCCAATCTGCTGGTCAAGTACCGCAATGACTCGAGCACCAGCGCACAGGTCCGGCACCGGCTTCGCAGCCAGATGCCCGATGCGTGGCCCGAACTGGAGAAGCTCGCGCAAGCGCTCTGCATCTCCGGCACCACGCTCCAGCGTCGATTGCAGCAGGAGGGGCTGAGTTACCAGCGGGTGAAAGACGATCTGCGGCGGGACATCGCGATCGATCTCCTGTCGAGCGCCTCGTTGACGGTGGCGGAAGTCGCCGCCCGCACCGGCTTCCGGGAAACCAGCGCCTTTCATCGCGCATTCAAGAAATGGACAGGCGTCAGCCCGGGAAGCTATCGCTCCTCTGCGCACGTGCGGGAATAGGCCGCTGGCGCCCAGCGCGCGCCGAAGAGACATCCGCATGCCCGAAAGCCCCGGCCAGATCGAGGCCTGCGGGCATGGGCATCGGAGCCTTGCGGAACTAACCTGCTCGGGCAGTCCAGAAACAAGGAAACCCGCAATGAACCGAAGGATGGCGCCGCCGCTGGGCGCACAGGCGCTGCAAGGCGCAGTCGACTGGGCGATTGCCACGCGGCGCAGCATCAGGGCGTACTTGCCCAGGCCGGTGCCGCAGGAAGAGATCGAAGCGATTCTCTCGACCGCACGCTACAGCGCTTCCGGCATGAACATGCAGCCCTGGCATGTGCATGTCCTGACCGGGGCCGCGAAGGCCGGCCTGTCCGCTGCGATCGCAGCGCTCGACGACGACCCCGGAAGATCGGGGGAACTGCTCGAGCCCTACGACTACTATCCGCGCGAATGGCTCTCCCCGTACCTGGAGCGGCGCCGCAAGGTGGGCTGGGATCTCTATGGGCTGCTTGGCATTGCCAAGGGCGACAAGCAGCGCATGCACATGCAGCATGGGCGCAACTACCGATTCTTCGATGCGCCTGTGGGCTTGTTCTTCACGATCGACCGCGCGCTCCAGGAAGGAAGCCTGCTGGACTGCGGCATGTTCCTGCAGAGCGTGATGATCGCCGCACGGGGCCGCAACCTTCACACCTGTCCTCAAGCCGCCTTCCTGAAGTTTCATCGCCAGATCGCCGAGTTCCTGGGAATCCCCGCGGGCCAGATGCTTGTCTGCGGCATGAGCCTGGGCTACGCCGACGAGTCCTCCATCGAAAACTCGCTCGCCACCGAGCGAGAGCCGGTTTGCGCATTCACGACGTTCCACGACACCACGAAGGAGACAAGAACATGAGCGCGCAATCCTATGCAAAGGGCCTCGATCGCTGCGAGGCCAATCATGTGCCGCTGACGCCGCTCGGCTTTCTCGACCGCGCCGCGCTGGCCCATCCGAACCGCGTGGCCGTGGTGCACGGCGACCTGACGCGGACATGGGCGCAGACGCGCGAGCGCTGCCATCGCCTGGCGTCGGCGCTGGCGGCCAGAGGCATCCAGCCGGGCGACACCGTTTCGGTCCTGGCGCCCAACACGCCGGCGATGCTGGAGTCGCACTTCGGCGTGCCGCTGGCAGGTGCCGTGCACAACGCGATCAATCACCGGCTGGATGCTGAAGGGATTGCGTTCATCCTGCGCCATGGCGAATGCAGCTTGCTGCTGGTCGACCGCGAATTCTCCGGGACGGTTGCCGCCGCCTTGAAGCTTCTCGACAGCCCTCCCCCGGTCATCGACATCGAAGACCACCTCGCACCGCCCGGCGAACGCATCGGCGAGACCGACTATGAATCGCTGCTGGCCAGCGGCGACCCGGACTTCCCCGGCCGCTGGCCGAGCGACGAGTGGCAGCCCATCGCGCTGAACTACACCTCGGGTACGACGGGAGACCCAAAGGGCGTGGTCGCCAGCCACCGCGGCACCTACCTGATGAGCCTGCTGCAGATCACGAACTGGGCGATGCCGCGCGCGCCGAAGTACCTGTGGACACTGCCCATGTTCCATGCGAACGGATGGTGCTTCACCTGGGCCGTGACGGCGGCGGCCGGAACCCACGTGTGCCTGCGCCGGATTTCTGCCGAAGCGGTGCTGGAGGCCATCGACAAGTACCAGATCGACCATCTCTGCGCGGCGCCGGTCGTGATGGCCATGCTCTCGGATTCGGCGCGGAACCTCAGGCTGTCCCGTTCGGTGCGGGTACTGACCGCGGGATCCCCGCCTCCACTGGCCGTGCTGAACGCCGTCCTGGCGATGGGCTTCGACGTGGAGCACGTGTTCGGCATCACCGAGGTTTCCGGCACGCCGGTGAGTTGCGCGTGGCAAGACGGCTGGGACGATCTTGCGCCGGCCGAGCAAGGCAGGCTGCGGGTGCGCCAGGGCGTGCGGGCCGCCATGTTCGAAGGCCTCATGGTCGGCGATGCGGACACGCTGGAGCCGGTCCCCCGCGACGGAAAAACCGCCGGGGAGCTCATGCTGCGCGGGAACACGGTGATGATGGGCTACTTCAAGAACGAGGCGGCGACACGCAAGGCGCTCGCCGACGGCTGGTTCCGCACCGGCGACGTGGCGGTTCTTCATGGCAACGGCTATGCACAGATCACCGATCGTTCGAAGGATGTGATCATTTCGGGCGGCGAGAACATCTCTTCCGTGGAGATCGAGGATGTCGTTCATGGGCACCCGGCCGTCTTGCATGCCGCGGTGGTTGCCCAGCCCGACGGAAAATGGGGAGAGGTGCCGTGCGCGTTCATCGAACTCAGGACGGGCATTCCGGCGCCCTCCGAACAAGAGATCATTTCGTTCTGCCGGGAGCGGCTGGCCCACTTCAAGTGTCCACGCCGGGTGATATTCGGCAGCCTGCCGAAGACGGCCACGGGAAAGATCCAGAAGTTCCGCCTGCGCCAGCAGGCCGGAAGCCAGGAAGCCATCGCCGGCCTCGCGAGCCATGGTTGAGTTCGAGCCCGCCGCCGGTGCGCCGGTCGAACCCGGCTACCGCTTCTCGCGAACCCACACTTTCGACGAAGAGCAAGTCAGGGCATTTGCCTTGGCCGCGGGAGACGAGAATCCGCTGCACCACGATGCGGAGTTCGCAAGAAGCACGCGCTTCGGCGGACTGATCGCAAGCGCCACGCATACCACCTCGCTGCTGATGGGACTGACCGCCACGCATTTCGCAAAAAAAGGAAATGTCCTGGGCATCAACTTCTCTGTCGATCTGCTGCGTCCCGTATTGGCGAGCGAGACGGTGCTGATCGAGTGGAGCGTTGCATCGATCGCGGCCCGTCCGAAGGGCGGCAGCATCATCGAACTGCAGGGATGCATGAAAGGATCGGACGACCGGACCCGCGTTCTCGCACACGGCACCGTCCTGCTGACCTCCGGTGCGTGAGCGCGACCTGCGTGGTGGCAGGGCAAGGCCGTGATGACTGCACCGAGACCTTCTGTTCGGCGAACCCTAGCCGTTCAGTACGAGAGACCCTTCCGGATATTGCTCGCACATGAAATCGACAAACGCCCGAACCTTCGGCGCGGGAAGTCGCCTGGATGTATGCAGGACCCAGAGCGCGACCTCCACGCCCGAAACCATGCCCCACTGAACCAGTTCTCCGCGCGTCAGCTGATTCCACGCGATGGACTGCGGCATCAGGGCGGCGCCGGCGCCGGCGACCGCAGCGTCGCGAATCATCAGGAACGAGGAAAGCCTCAGCCTCGGGATCGGCTCCAGGACAAGGCGTCCATCGTCGAGCGTCCAATTCGTGGGTTCAAAGCTTGTTGAAACGACGCCGGGAACAGGGCTGACCTTGCCCTTGCCTGGCTTGGGCATGGGCACGGATGGCGCGGCCACGACCACCAGCCGGTCCTTCGCGAAACACCGGCCGACGAGGCTGCTGTCGGGGCTTGGGTTGATCCGGATCGCGGCGTCGAACTGCTCCTCGACGAGGTCGACCCGGCGATCCTCCGCCACCACCTCGCACGTGACCTCGGGGTAGGCCGCGCAGAACTCGGCGCCGATGCGGCCCATCGCCAGCTGGGAGAACAGCACCGGCGAAGCGACCCGCAAGCGCCCGCGCGGTACCGACAAGCCCTCGCGCGCGGAAGTCATGGCGTCAGCCACCTCGTGCATGGGCCCTTCGGTGCGGTCCATCAGCATCTGGCCGGCTTCCGTGAGCTTGAGCCCGCGGGCGCTGCGCTCGATGAGCCGCACGCCGAGCTGCTCTTCCAGGTCGGCGATGCGCCGGGACAGGGTCGCCTTCGATCTCCCGCTCGCGCGGCTTGCCTTTCCGAGGCCTCCATTCGCTGCGACGAGCGCGAAGTCGGTCAATGCGTTCAGGTCCATGTGTTCCGAATTTGAGACAAGGTGTCTTCATCTTCGCATCTTCGTTTTATCAATGCAACGGCCTATCTTCTCCTCATCGCAACTTCGACATGAGGAAATTGAAATGACCACCACCACTCAACGTGCTGTCCTGATCCGGGCCTATGGCGGTGCTGCCGCGGCCGAGGTCGCCGAGATCGCGAAGCCCGCAGCCGGACCGGGCCAGGTTCTGGTCCGCGTTCGGGCCGCCGGCGTGAACGGCATCGACTGGAAAGTTCGTGAAGGCTTCGTCCGGGAGGCTTTCCCGCTTCAACTGCCCGCCGTGCTGGGTATCGAACTCGCGGGTGTGGTCGAGGCGATCGGCCCCGGCGCCTCGCGCTTTCGTGTGGGCGATCGCGTCATGGGGCCGCTTGGCGGGCTGGGCGCCTATGCCGATTTCGTGGCAGTCGACGAGGCGAATCTGGTGTGCACGCCGCACGGCCTGGACGACGTCCATGCGGCCGGCATCCCCGTGGCGGCCGTGGCAGCCTGGCACAGCTTGCACCATGCCGGTCCGATCGCCGCAGGCCAGCGAATCCTGATCCACGGCGCAGCGGGAGGGCTGGGCGGCTATGCCGTGCAGTACGCCAAGCGGGCAGGCGCCGAAGTCTTTGCCACGGCGTCGACCGCGCACGTCGAATACGTGCGCAGCCTGGGCGCGGACCACGTCATCGACTACCGGACCCAACGCTTCGAGTCGATCGCGCGGGACATCGACCTGGTGCTCGACTACGTCGGCGGCGAAGTGCTCGATCGCTCCTGGCAGGTGCTGACGAAAAACGGCGCAATCGTCGGCACGTCCTCGCCCGACATCCTGGCGCGCACGCCCCCCGGCCGTCGCGGATTGTGGTTCATGAACAAGCCGGACGCAGCCCTGCTGGAACGGCTGGCGGCGGAGATCGCCCAAGGCACGCTGATCTCGAAGCTCAGCGAAGTCGTGGGCTTCGACGACATCCCCGCGGCCATCGAACGCAATCGCACCGACCCTCGCATCGGCAAGGTCGTCGCGGATTTTTCGCGCTGATCGCCCCTTGGCCCTCTCACCCGTTTTCCCCTCAACCCCTGGAGATTTTCATGAGCATTCTCGTCACAGGTGCCACCGGCACCATCGGTTCCCTGGTTGTCCAAGGCCTGGCCGCTGCCGGCGCCCAAGTCAGCGCGTTCGTTCGCACGCCCGGAAAGCAACCCTTCCCGGCCGGCGTCAAGGAGGTCGTCGGCGACCTGACCGACGTGCCCTCATTGCGCGCGGCGCTCTCGTCGGCGCGCACGCTGTTCCTGCTGAACGCCGTCACGCCCGACGAAGTGACGCAAGCCCTCGTCACGCTGAACCTGGCGCGCGAGGCCGGCATCGAGCGCATCGTCTACCTGTCGGTCATCCATGCGGACAAGTTCACCAACGTGCCGCACTTCACCGGCAAGCACACGGTCGAACGGATGATCGAAAGCCTCGACATTCCGGCGACCATCCTTCGGCCGGCCTACTTCATGCAGAACGATCGCATGGTCCAGCAGGTGATCCAGGGCTACGGCGTCTACCCGATGCCGATCGGCTCGGCGGGCGTCGCGATGATCGATGCGCGAGACATCGCGGACGCCGCCGTCGCCGAGCTGCTGCGCCGCGACCGCGCACCCGCGCCGTCACCACGCGTGACGCTGGAGCTGGTCGGGCCCGAGCTGTTGACCGGAGCGTCCGTGGCCAAGGCCTGGAGTGCCGCGCTCGGCCGCGAAGTGACATACGGCGGGGACGACGTGGCGGCCTTCGAAGCACAGATGGCCACATCGGGGCCATCCTGGCTTGCCTACGACATGCGCCTGATGATGGCCGGGATCCAGGAGTTCGGCATGCACGGTGCGGACGGCGCGGCGGATCGCCTGCAGGCCATGCTCGGCCGTCCTCTGCGCAAGTACGCCGACTTTGTCAACGAGGCCACCATTGAGGCCTCGTAGCCGGCGCGCTTCGCGCCGCTTCATCCCGCCCGGATCATCCTGCCTTGCGCGGCACGGGCGTGTTGAGCAGCTGCTGCTCCCAGAGGTACGCGATGCCGCTGCCGCTGAAGTGCTGGATGAGAATCTCGGTCAGCTCCTCGACATGCTCGGTGCGCGCCCAATCGCGCTGCCATTCGCCAGCGAGCGCCATCACGGTCATCATGTTCGCGCCGGCCGCGATCATTCGCTGGATGGCAACTTCGTGGGACTCCTTCGAAATCCCGCCCGACGCGTCGGTGATCACGGTCACGTCCCAGCCCTCGCCGGCGGCCTGGATGACAGGCATTGCGACGCAGACCTCGGTCCACAGGCCGGCGATGATCAGCTGCTTGCGGCCGGTCGCCTTGACGACATTCACCACATTCTCGTCCTGCCAGGTGTTCACCCAGGTGCGATCGATGACTTCCTGGTCCGGAAATACGTCGGTGATCTGCCTGAAGAGAAGTCCGCCGCGCGCCGCGATCACGCTGGTGAGAATGGTCGGAACATTGAAGGCTTTTGCCAGCTTCGCGAGCGCGGTCGTGTTGTTGACCACAGCTTGCGGATCGTGGCTGTTCAGGTTCGCGAGCTGGTAGGGCTGGTGGTCGATAAGGACGAGGACCGAATCTTCGGGACGAAGAAGCGAAGCGAGGCCGTTGCGAAAAGTCATTGGTGCATCCTTTGTTGCCGTTGTGGGCGACGTTGCCCGAAGCAGGATTGTGTTGTTCCCCCTTTTGATCCGGTAGTACCATCCCGCGGCGAGCTGTGTCGCGCAACGGGGAACACCAAGTTGGACATCGAAGAGCTGCAGACATTTGTGGAAGTTGCCGATGCCGGAGGGGTTTCGTCCGCCGCGCTCCGGCTCGGCGTGTCCAAGTCGATCGTCAGCCGCCGTCTCTCTCGGCTTGAAGCGGAACTTGGCATCCAGCTGCTTGCGCGATCCACCCGCGGGGCTGCTCTCACTGAAGCCGGGGCTACGTTCCGGGACTACGCAGCCAGGGCCTGCGCCGAGATCGACGTGGCCAGGGAAACGATCCTGCCCGCCGGCGACCTTCGCGGCCGCCTGCGCGTTGCTGCGCCGTTTTCTTTGGGCCCGACGCACTTCGCTCCCATCCTTGCGGAAATGGCACGACGCCACCCTCGGCTTCACATCCAGACCTGCTACAGCGATCGCTTCGTCGATCTCATCGCGGAGGGCTACGACTGTGCGATCCGGGTCGGCTATCTCCAGGACTCCAACCTGATTGCAAGACGCATCGGCCCGGTCCATGGGAAGCTCGTCGCGAGTCCGGACTATGTCAAGGCGCACGGCTCGCCCGAGACACCGGAGGAGCTCGCCGCGCATCAGGCCCTCATGCAGGGAACCGAGGCCTGGCAGCTCATGGATGGCGACAAGATCATCACGGTCCGTCCGCAGGGGCGCTTCAAGGCCGACAACGGCACTGCGCTGGTCGCCGCTGCTGCAGCAGGACTCGGGATCGCCTACCTGCCGGATTGGCTCACGCATGAACACGTGGCCTCCGGGGCGCTGGTGCCGGTCATGACGCGCCATCCACCACCCCCGGCAGGTGCATATGTCGTCCGACCGCCAGGTCAGCATCCCGCACGGAAGATCCGGGTCCTCACCGAACTCCTGATCGAGTATTGCGACCGGTCTCCGCACCCTGCCGGAGCTGCACCGGTCTGAGTGGCGCATCGACCGTGATGGTCGGTGAGCAGACATCCTTCTAAGGCAAAGTTTCGCGCTTGGCAAAGATGCTCGCCACTTCCGCCATGTGCTCGGTTCCCCAGGTGCACAGCGGGACGATCGCGTCGGCCAGGCTGCGACCGAGCGGGGTCAGTGCGTAGTCCACGCGCGGCGGCACCTCCTTGTAGTCGGTCCGCGCCAGCACGCGGTCGGCCTCCAGATCCTTCAGATGCTGGATCAGCACCTTGTCGCTGACGCCCTCGATCAAGCGCTTGAGCTCGCCGTAGCGCCTTGGGCCGTCGCGCAGGAAAAACAGGATCAGCGGTTTCCACTTGCCCGAGATGATGCGCAGCGTGGCGTCGAGCCCGCAGGAGAAGCCGCCGGTACCGCAGATTGGATGAGAAGGCGTCGTCATTTTTGATACTTACCTAAAAGTGCATACTTGTCCTTAGGTTATCAGAACTCCATACTTGTCCTCAAGCAGTTTTCTGCTTCCGTGCAACACCAACTATGGATCCCATGACATGACCAGACTGAATGGAAAGACCGCCGTGATCACCGGCGGCGCGACCGGCATCGGCCGCGCCGCGGCAAAGCGCTTCATCGAGGAGGGCGCCTTCGTCTTCATCTTCGGCCGCCGGCAGGAAGCGCTAGACGCCGCCGTGGCCGACCTCGGGCCCAATGCCCGCGCGGTGAGTGGCTCTGTCTCGGATGAGGCCGACCTCGACCGGCTCTACGCGGCGGTGAAGGCCGAGCGCGGAACCCTCGACATCGTCTTTGCCAATGCCGGGGTGGGAAGCCAGCTTCGGCTGGGCGAGATCACCGCCAAGCACATTGACGAAACCTTCGACATCAATGTGAAGGGCACGATCTTCACGGTCCAGAAGGCGCTGCCGCTGATGGGCCAGGGCGGCTCGATCATCCTGACCGGATCGAGCGCCGGCACCACGGGCGCCCCGGCATTCAGCGCCTACAGCGCGAGCAAGGCGGCGGTGCGCAACCTCGCGCGGACCTGGGCGGAGGACCTCAAGGGCACCGGCATCCGGGTCAACGTGCTGTCGCCCGGGCCGACCGCAACCGAACTCGCGAAGGCAGCACTGGGCGAGGAGGGCCTGAAGGTCTTCGCCTCGATGAATCCGCTCCAGCGCATGGCCGATCCCGCTGAGATCGGTGCGGCGGCTGCCTTTCTCGCATCGTCGGACAGCAGCTTCATGACCGCCAGCGAGGTCGCCGTGGACGGCGGCCTGGCGCAACTCTGACAACCGAAGGAAATACATGAGCTACGCAATTATTGGATTCGGCAAGATCGGCCAGGCGCTTGCCAAGGCGTTTGCCCGCAGCGGCATTGAAGTGTCCGTTGCAACCACGCGCGACCCGGAAAGCTTTGCGTCCGATGCGGCCGCGATCGGACCCGGGATCATCCCCAAGAAACTGGCGGACGCCATCAAGGCGGACATCGTCTTTTTGGCTGTCCGTTTCGAGTCGCACCGGGATGTCGCGAAGGCGCTTCCCACCTGGCAGGGAAAGATCCTCGTCGATGTGACCAACACCCGCGTGCCCCCTGAGGAACTGGGAGGACAGCCTTCTTCCAAGGCCGTCGCGCAGGCCTTCACCGGCGCAAGGCTGGTCAAGGGCTTCAACCATTTGGGCGCTGCCGTCCTTGCCCAGGACCCGGCCGTTCATGGTGGCAGGAGAGTCGTGTTCCTGGCGAGCGACGATGACGGCGCCGCAGCGGAGATCGGTGCGCTTGCGGAAGATCTCGGTTTCTCGCCGATCCAACTTGGCGGGCTTTCGGAAGGTGGACTGCTTGTGCAGGCGCGCGGAAATAGCTGGGGTCAACTGATCTTCAAGGACTTGGTCAAGTTCGACTGATCGCTCGGCCCTGGCTACTTGGGGCGAATCCTGTCACGCCAGCCCCTTGTGGACGCCTGTTCATTCCAAGTAGTCAATGAACTGCGGGATCACCTCGCGCAGGAAGCGGATTTCCTCTGTGGGAATGCTGCGCGACTCC harbors:
- a CDS encoding NADP-dependent oxidoreductase → MTTTTQRAVLIRAYGGAAAAEVAEIAKPAAGPGQVLVRVRAAGVNGIDWKVREGFVREAFPLQLPAVLGIELAGVVEAIGPGASRFRVGDRVMGPLGGLGAYADFVAVDEANLVCTPHGLDDVHAAGIPVAAVAAWHSLHHAGPIAAGQRILIHGAAGGLGGYAVQYAKRAGAEVFATASTAHVEYVRSLGADHVIDYRTQRFESIARDIDLVLDYVGGEVLDRSWQVLTKNGAIVGTSSPDILARTPPGRRGLWFMNKPDAALLERLAAEIAQGTLISKLSEVVGFDDIPAAIERNRTDPRIGKVVADFSR
- a CDS encoding NmrA/HSCARG family protein, with the protein product MSILVTGATGTIGSLVVQGLAAAGAQVSAFVRTPGKQPFPAGVKEVVGDLTDVPSLRAALSSARTLFLLNAVTPDEVTQALVTLNLAREAGIERIVYLSVIHADKFTNVPHFTGKHTVERMIESLDIPATILRPAYFMQNDRMVQQVIQGYGVYPMPIGSAGVAMIDARDIADAAVAELLRRDRAPAPSPRVTLELVGPELLTGASVAKAWSAALGREVTYGGDDVAAFEAQMATSGPSWLAYDMRLMMAGIQEFGMHGADGAADRLQAMLGRPLRKYADFVNEATIEAS
- a CDS encoding hydrolase, which gives rise to MTFRNGLASLLRPEDSVLVLIDHQPYQLANLNSHDPQAVVNNTTALAKLAKAFNVPTILTSVIAARGGLLFRQITDVFPDQEVIDRTWVNTWQDENVVNVVKATGRKQLIIAGLWTEVCVAMPVIQAAGEGWDVTVITDASGGISKESHEVAIQRMIAAGANMMTVMALAGEWQRDWARTEHVEELTEILIQHFSGSGIAYLWEQQLLNTPVPRKAG
- a CDS encoding LysR family transcriptional regulator; its protein translation is MDIEELQTFVEVADAGGVSSAALRLGVSKSIVSRRLSRLEAELGIQLLARSTRGAALTEAGATFRDYAARACAEIDVARETILPAGDLRGRLRVAAPFSLGPTHFAPILAEMARRHPRLHIQTCYSDRFVDLIAEGYDCAIRVGYLQDSNLIARRIGPVHGKLVASPDYVKAHGSPETPEELAAHQALMQGTEAWQLMDGDKIITVRPQGRFKADNGTALVAAAAAGLGIAYLPDWLTHEHVASGALVPVMTRHPPPPAGAYVVRPPGQHPARKIRVLTELLIEYCDRSPHPAGAAPV
- a CDS encoding winged helix-turn-helix transcriptional regulator; protein product: MTTPSHPICGTGGFSCGLDATLRIISGKWKPLILFFLRDGPRRYGELKRLIEGVSDKVLIQHLKDLEADRVLARTDYKEVPPRVDYALTPLGRSLADAIVPLCTWGTEHMAEVASIFAKRETLP
- a CDS encoding SDR family NAD(P)-dependent oxidoreductase codes for the protein MTRLNGKTAVITGGATGIGRAAAKRFIEEGAFVFIFGRRQEALDAAVADLGPNARAVSGSVSDEADLDRLYAAVKAERGTLDIVFANAGVGSQLRLGEITAKHIDETFDINVKGTIFTVQKALPLMGQGGSIILTGSSAGTTGAPAFSAYSASKAAVRNLARTWAEDLKGTGIRVNVLSPGPTATELAKAALGEEGLKVFASMNPLQRMADPAEIGAAAAFLASSDSSFMTASEVAVDGGLAQL
- a CDS encoding NADPH-dependent F420 reductase encodes the protein MSYAIIGFGKIGQALAKAFARSGIEVSVATTRDPESFASDAAAIGPGIIPKKLADAIKADIVFLAVRFESHRDVAKALPTWQGKILVDVTNTRVPPEELGGQPSSKAVAQAFTGARLVKGFNHLGAAVLAQDPAVHGGRRVVFLASDDDGAAAEIGALAEDLGFSPIQLGGLSEGGLLVQARGNSWGQLIFKDLVKFD